The DNA window TTTCGACCACGCCTTCCATGGCCTTGGCCACCTCCGGGGAGAACGCGAAGGTGCTGCGCAGTACGCCGATGCGGGCCCCCTTCAGCCCGCCCGGACGCAGCCGTGCCTGGTAGTCCAGCGCCGCATTCAAGGTGGCATACCCGGTGGTGGCATCGGCCGGGTCACGGCCAGCCATCACCCCGAGCAAGGTCGCCGCGTCGGCCACGGTGCGGGTGATTGGACCTGCGGTGTCCTGGCTCCAGGAAATCGGCACGATGCCATCCCGGCTGACCAGGCCCACCGTCGGCTTGAGCCCGACAACGCCGTTGACCGAGGCCGGGCAGATGATGCTGCCGTCGGTCTCGGTGCCCACCGTGGCCGCAGCCAGGTTGGCCGCGGCGGCCACGGCGCTGCCGGCGCTGGAGCCGCAGGGATTGCGATCCAGCGCATAGGGATTGTGGGTTTGCCCGCCCAGGCCGCTCCAGCCAGAAATCGACTCGGAGGAACGGAAGTTGGCCCACTCGCTCAGGTTGGCCTTGCCCAGGATCACCGCGCCTGCCTCGCGCAGGCGCTTGACCAGGAAAGCGTCCTGGCGCGGCTTGAAGTCCCTCAGTGCCAGCGAGCCGGCCGTGGTCGCCATCGGCGTGGCGTCGATGTTGTCCTTGAGCAGGATCGGGATGCCCTCGAGCGGGCCACGCACGGTGCCGCCGGCCCGCTCGCGGTCGCGTAGTGCCGCTTCGGTCATGGCATCGGGGTTGAGCTGGAGGACCGCGCCCAGGTGCGGGCCGCTGCGATCCACCTGGGCGATCCGGTCCAGGTAGGCGCGGGTCAGGGTGCGACTGTCCAGTTCGCCCGCTTCCATGCGCGCCTGCAGTTGGGCGATGGATTGCTCGGCATAGAGGAACTGGGTCGGCGGCGCGCTGGCCTGGGAATCGGCCGGCTCGGGTGTCGAACAGGCGGACAGCGCCAGCAGGCACGACAGTGTCAGCGCAGGCCAGGCACGCATGGAAGGATTCCGCATCGGGGATGCTCGCAGGCTAAACGCAGGCGCCAGGCGGGCGCAACGGTCAGCCGTGGCGCCGGCGCCGCAGCAGGTCGCGGGCGAGGATCGCCACGACCAGGACATTGATGATGACCACCGCCCAGGTGTGCCAGCCCGGATGCCGGACCAGCGCATACATGTCAAAGGGCAGGTAGACCGCCGTGCCCACACAGCCCAGCCACGAGGCCCAGGCCTTGGCCCGCCACAGGCCCCAGGATTCCACCAGGCGCCAGATGGCGTAGACGGTGACGACCGCCACGGCCAGGTGCACCGCCTCGGGATTGATGGCGTTGAGCAGCGAGGGCAGGGTGCCGCGGTCCGGATCCAGGTTGAAGCGCGCGATCATCTGGTGGATGAGGCGACGGATGGGCTCGGGGCCCATCACTTCCAGGCTGGCGGCGGCGATCAGGGCCAACAGCCCCTTGGCCAGCTCGAACAAAGCCAGCGCGTGCAATCCCGGATGCGCGTGTGGATCCGGGTTGTAGGGGCGCTGGCGCTGTGACATCGGGCCGGAAGGATACGCCGGAATGCATCCCGCGCGGCGATCAGGCCGCGCGCGAGGCCCGCTTGCGGTCGCTTTCGGTCAGGAACTTCTTGCGCAGGCGGATCTCCTTGGGGGTGATCTCCACCAGTTCATCGTCGTCGATGAAATCCAGGGCCTGCTCCAGCGAAAACTTGATCGCCGGGGTCAGCTGGATCGAATCGTCCTTGCCCGAGGCGCGCATGTTGGTCAGCGGCTTGGTCTTGATCGCGTTGACGGTCAGGTCGTTGTCCTTGGAATGGATGCCGACCAGCTGGCCTTCGTACACGTTGTCGCCTTCGGCGGCGAACAGCTTGCCGCGCTCCTGCAGCGGGCCCAGCGCGTAGGCCGGGGTCGCACCCGGGGCGTTGGCGATCATCACGCCGTTGGGGCGCTTGGCGATCGCGCCCTGTTCCTTGGGACCGTAGTGGTCGAACACGTGGAACAGCAGGCCACCGCCCTGGGTCAGGGTCTTGAACTCGTTCTGGAAGCCGATCAGGCCACGCGCCGGGATTTCATAGTCCAGGCGCACGCGGCCCTTGCCGTCGGGCTCCATGTTCTTCAGCTGGCCCTTGCGCACGCCGAGCTTCTCCATGACACCGCCCTGGTGGATTTCCTCCACGTCGATCACCAACTGCTCGATCGGCTCCATCTGCTGGCCGTCGATCTCCTTGATGATCACTTCCGGACGCGACACGGCCAGCTCGTAGCCCTCGCGGCGCATGTTCTCGATCAGCACCGACAGGTGTAGTTCGCCACGGCCGGAGACCAGGAACTTGTCGGCGTCCTCCAACTGCTCCACGCGCAAGGCGACGTTGTGCACGGTCTCGCGCTCCAGGCGGTCCTTCAACTGGCGGCTGGTCAGGAACTTGCCACCGGACAGGTCCTTGTTGCCGGCGAACGGCGAGTTGTTGACCTGGAAGGTCATCGAGATGGTCGGCTCGTCCACGGTCAGCGCCGGCAGCGCCTCGGGCGCGTCCAGGGCGGTGACGGTGTCGGAGATGGTCAGCTCCTGGATGCCGGAGATGGCCACGATGTCACCGGCCTCCGCGCTGTCCTGCTCGATGCGCTCCAGGCCCAGGAAGCCCAGCACCTGCAGCACCTTGCCTTGGCGCTTCTTGCCTTCGCGGTCGATCACCGCCACCGGCATGTTCTTCTTCAGGGTGCCGCGCTGGATGCGGCCGATGCCGATCACGCCGACGAAGTTGTTGTAGTCCAGCTGGCTGATGCGCATCTGGAACGGGCCTTCCGGATCGACTTCCGGCTTGGGCGCGTGCTGCATGATCGCTTCGTAGAGCGGGGTCATGTCGCCTTCGCGGGCGTTCTCGTCCAGCGAGGCATAGCCGTTGAGCGCCGAGGCGTAAACGATCGGGAAGTCCATCTGCTCGGGCGTGGCGCCGAGGCGGTCGAACAGGTCCCAGACCTGCTCGACGACCCACTCCGGACGCGCGCCGGGGCGGTCGATCTTGTTGACCACCACGATCGGCCTGAAGCCCATCGCGAAGGCCTTCTGGGTCACGAAACGGGTCTGCGGCATCGGCCCGTCCATGGCGTCGACCAGGATCAGCACGGTGTCGACCATCGACAGCACGCGCTCGACCTCGCCGCCGAAGTCGGCGTGGCCGGGGGTGTCGACGATGTTGATGCGGTTGCCCTGCCAGGTGATGGCGGTGTTCTTGGCCAGGATCGTGATGCCACGTTCCTTTTCCTGGTCATTGCTGTCCATCACGCGGTCCGCAAGGACGGTGCGTTCGGCCAGGGTGCCGGACTGCTTGAGCAGCTGATCGACGAGGGTGGTCTTACCGTGGTCGACGTGGGCGACGATGGCGATATTGCGAAGGTTTTCGATGGACATGCGGCACGGGCGCGACAGAGCGCGCAGGGCTGGGGAGGGAAGCGCGTATTATAGCCGGTTACCGCCCACAACCGGGCTGCCCGTTCCTAAGGAGTCCCAAAATGTCCCTCACCGCCACTTTCAACACCTCCCGCGGCCCCATCCAGGTCGAGCTGTACCCCGACAAGGCCCCGCTCACGGTCGCCAATTTCGTCAACCTGGCCAAGCGCGGCTTCTACGACGGGTTGAATTTCCACCGCGTCATCCCGGATTTCATGATCCAGGGCGGCTGCCCGGAGGGTTCGGGCCGTGGCGGCCCGGGTTACCGCTTCGAGGACGAGACCACCAACGGCGTGGCCCATGAGCGTGGCGTGCTGTCCATGGCCAATGCCGGCCCCAACACCAACGGCAGCCAGTTCTTCATCACCCACGTGGCCACCCCGTGGCTGGACGGCAAGCACACCGTGTTCGGCAAGGTGGTCTCGGGCCTCGAAGTGGTCGATGCGGTCAAGCAGGGCGACACGATCGACTCGCTGGTGATCGATGGCGACACCGATGCCGTCCTGGCCGCCAAGGCCGACCGCGTGGCCGAGTGGAACAAGCACCTGGCCGCCTGAGCCCAGTGCCGCAGGGCGGGCGACGGCCGCAAGTAGACCTTTAGGTGAAAGCGGCCGTACCCGGCCTCCATGCTAAAATTCCGCGCCGCACAATCGAGGCGGCGCCCATCAGGAGCCTGCCGTCCATGTCGATCCCGCCGTGTCATCCGAAGGATGCATGCGAGATCCGGACCCCGGCCCCCGTGAGCCCTCCATCCGCCTGGCGCGCCTAGCGCCTTCTCCCCAGAGGCGGGCATCGGCCCGCCTTTCGATGCACGAGGAATCCACACCATGAAACAACCCGTCCGAGTCGCCGTCACCGGTGCCGCCGGCCAGATCGGCTATGCCCTGCTGTTCCGCATCGCCTCTGGCGAAATGCTGGGCAAGGACCAGCCGGTCATCCTGCAGCTGCTGGAGCTGCCCATGGAGAAGGCCCAGGCCGCGCTGAAGGGCGTGATGATGGAGCTGGAAGACTGCGCGTTCCCGCTGCTGGCCGGCATGGTCGGCACCGATGACGCCGAAGTGGCGTTCAAGGATGCCGACTACGCCCTGCTGGTCGGCGCGCGTCCGCGCGGCCCGGGCATGGAGCGCAAGGACCTGCTGCTGGAAAACGCCAAGATCTTCACCGCCCAGGGCGCGGCGCTGAACAAGGTCGCCAGCCGCAACGTCAAGGTGCTGGTGGTCGGCAACCCGG is part of the Pseudoxanthomonas sp. JBR18 genome and encodes:
- a CDS encoding amidase, which gives rise to MRAWPALTLSCLLALSACSTPEPADSQASAPPTQFLYAEQSIAQLQARMEAGELDSRTLTRAYLDRIAQVDRSGPHLGAVLQLNPDAMTEAALRDRERAGGTVRGPLEGIPILLKDNIDATPMATTAGSLALRDFKPRQDAFLVKRLREAGAVILGKANLSEWANFRSSESISGWSGLGGQTHNPYALDRNPCGSSAGSAVAAAANLAAATVGTETDGSIICPASVNGVVGLKPTVGLVSRDGIVPISWSQDTAGPITRTVADAATLLGVMAGRDPADATTGYATLNAALDYQARLRPGGLKGARIGVLRSTFAFSPEVAKAMEGVVETLRQAGATVVDAQIPTAGQWDDDELFVLKTEFKNGLARYLTTHDAPVTSLQQLIGFNQQHAREEMPLFGQELFEQSAAMGGLNDPAYIQARSRIKRLAGPEGIDAALKAQHLDALVGAATGPAWRTDPAFKDPFPGAGYGAAAVAGYPSLTIPMGSTAQGLPLGVLFMGTAWSEARLIELGYDYEQRTQARKPPQYLPTIAMSASAAKP
- the typA gene encoding translational GTPase TypA is translated as MSIENLRNIAIVAHVDHGKTTLVDQLLKQSGTLAERTVLADRVMDSNDQEKERGITILAKNTAITWQGNRINIVDTPGHADFGGEVERVLSMVDTVLILVDAMDGPMPQTRFVTQKAFAMGFRPIVVVNKIDRPGARPEWVVEQVWDLFDRLGATPEQMDFPIVYASALNGYASLDENAREGDMTPLYEAIMQHAPKPEVDPEGPFQMRISQLDYNNFVGVIGIGRIQRGTLKKNMPVAVIDREGKKRQGKVLQVLGFLGLERIEQDSAEAGDIVAISGIQELTISDTVTALDAPEALPALTVDEPTISMTFQVNNSPFAGNKDLSGGKFLTSRQLKDRLERETVHNVALRVEQLEDADKFLVSGRGELHLSVLIENMRREGYELAVSRPEVIIKEIDGQQMEPIEQLVIDVEEIHQGGVMEKLGVRKGQLKNMEPDGKGRVRLDYEIPARGLIGFQNEFKTLTQGGGLLFHVFDHYGPKEQGAIAKRPNGVMIANAPGATPAYALGPLQERGKLFAAEGDNVYEGQLVGIHSKDNDLTVNAIKTKPLTNMRASGKDDSIQLTPAIKFSLEQALDFIDDDELVEITPKEIRLRKKFLTESDRKRASRAA
- a CDS encoding DUF2127 domain-containing protein codes for the protein MSQRQRPYNPDPHAHPGLHALALFELAKGLLALIAAASLEVMGPEPIRRLIHQMIARFNLDPDRGTLPSLLNAINPEAVHLAVAVVTVYAIWRLVESWGLWRAKAWASWLGCVGTAVYLPFDMYALVRHPGWHTWAVVIINVLVVAILARDLLRRRRHG
- a CDS encoding peptidylprolyl isomerase produces the protein MSLTATFNTSRGPIQVELYPDKAPLTVANFVNLAKRGFYDGLNFHRVIPDFMIQGGCPEGSGRGGPGYRFEDETTNGVAHERGVLSMANAGPNTNGSQFFITHVATPWLDGKHTVFGKVVSGLEVVDAVKQGDTIDSLVIDGDTDAVLAAKADRVAEWNKHLAA